The Athene noctua chromosome 15, bAthNoc1.hap1.1, whole genome shotgun sequence genome contains a region encoding:
- the CHST12 gene encoding carbohydrate sulfotransferase 12: MTKARLLRLSVVLVSIFMILLIIVYWDNVGTAHFYLHTSFSRPHSPGGIPGIVAGEDWEALPDVDEFLAKLLSSSLKQNSSIPRKTEQLLVQGSSKPVVSNLEENVRGYDWSTHNDRNSLDQEKLQIERQRTLREFCANSSFTFPTKERSFDDIPNYELNHLIVDDRHGIIYCYVPKVACTNWKRVMIVLSESLLDQGVPYRNPLDIPREHVHNTSTHLTFNKFWRRYGKFSRHLMKIKLKKYTKFLFVRDPFVRLISAFRSKFELENEEFYRRFAIPMLKLYSNHTNLPTSVSEAFGAGLKVSFSDFIQYLLDPRTEKMVPFNEHWRQIYRLCHPCQIDYDFIGKLETLDEDAAYLLQLLKVDRLLRFPPSYRNRTASSWEDNWFAKIPLAWRQQLYKLYEADFVLFGYPKPENLLKD, encoded by the coding sequence ATGACCAAAGCACGGCTCCTCCGTCTCTCTGTGGTGCTGGTCTCCATCTTCATGATCCTCCTGATAATTGTGTACTGGGACAACGTGGGAACGGCTCACTTCTACCTGCATACGTCCTTCTCCAGGCCTCATTCCCCTGGAGGCATCCCTGGTATTGTGGCAGGTGAGGACTGGGAAGCCTTGCCAGATGTGGATGAGTTTTTGGCAAAGCTGCTTAGTTCAAGCCTGAAACAGAATAGCTCTATCCCCCGAAAGACAGAGCAGCTACTCGTCCAGGGCTCCAGCAAGCCTGTGGTGAGCAATTTAGAGGAGAACGTGCGGGGCTATGACTGGTCTACGCACAATGACAGAAACAGCTTGGACCAAGAGAAACTGCAGATAGAGAGGCAGAGAACGTTGCGAGAGTTTTGTGCCAATTCCAGCTTCACTTTTCCCACCAAGGAGCGCTCCTTTGATGACATCCCAAACTACGAGCTCAACCACCTGATCGTGGATGACCGCCACGGCATCATCTACTGTTATGTGCCCAAGGTGGCCTGCACCAACTGGAAACGGGTGATGATTGTGCTAAGTGAGAGCCTGCTGGACCAGGGGGTGCCCTACCGGAACCCTCTGGATATCCCCCGGGAACACGTCCACAACACCAGCACTCACTTGACGTTCAACAAATTCTGGCGCCGTTACGGGAAATTCTCCCGGCACCTTATGAAGATCAAACTGAAGAAATACACAAAGTTCCTCTTTGTACGAGACCCTTTTGTCCGCCTCATCTCTGCCTTTCGCAGCAAATTTGAGCTGGAGAATGAGGAGTTCTACCGGCGTTTTGCCATCCCCATGCTAAAGCTGTACTCCAACCATACCAACCTTCCCACCTCCGTTAGTGAGGCCTTCGGGGCAGGCCTCAAAGTCTCCTTTTCTGACTTCATCCAGTACTTACTGGATCCCAGGACAGAGAAGATGGTCCCCTTCAATGAGCACTGGAGGCAGATTTACCGTCTGTGCCACCCGTGCCAGATAGACTATGATTTCATCGGGAAGCTGGAGACGCTGGATGAGGATGCTGCTTATCTATTGCAGCTCCTCAAAGTGGACAGGCTGCTTCGTTTCCCCCCCAGCTACCGAAACAGGActgccagcagctgggaagaTAACTGGTTTGCCAAAATCCCACTGGCTTGGAGGCAGCAGCTCTACAAGCTTTATGAAGCAGATTTTGTACTCTTTGGCTACCCCAAGCCAGAAAACTTGCTTAAAGACTAA